The following are from one region of the Vidua chalybeata isolate OUT-0048 chromosome 12, bVidCha1 merged haplotype, whole genome shotgun sequence genome:
- the BSN gene encoding protein bassoon isoform X3, whose translation MTAPQGQPPLEKNEWLCLNCQTQRLLEGSLGDPAPMPLPTPKPPSTGSPRHQPPAAGQQRAPTPAPVPAEPARPEQQPSPARSLRAAEPSRTASPAPVEKKHPPPAEKKPPVPAEEKPLPKAAPEPSKAPESVAPKGKSMTPKPEVERKESQALPEVPRAKEQEDGSKPYPPDLSRSPQSLSDTGYSSDGISSSQSEITGLVQQEEEKLSSTGLAGQSPPSPSELTKLESSMRPLLEGRGAPTQSPERSKSRTEPQEDQRQQQRPRYLSITPEAFDSDEELEDILEEDEEWENQRERRESAESSDEFGSKLRHDYVEDSSEGGFSPVPPRSKGQEAEVTDEEFMRRQILEMSAEEDNLEEEEEGYGRTKYSVPKAGQKTEAEKGKEPASAKRRLPHGASSMYTEESKEVEAVEGDDLSTAQGGLRRFKTIELNSTTGYGREMEIGQEPDTSVDREPELEMESLTGSPEERSRGEYSSTLPATTPSYTSGTSPTSISSLEEDSDSSPSRRQRLEEVKQQRKARHRSHGPLLPTIEDSSEEEEMREEEELLREQEKMREVEQQRIRSTARKTKRDKEELRAQRRRERSKTPPSNLSPIEDASPTEELRQAAEMEELHRSSCSEYSPSIDSEAESFDAVASKLYKSGSEYNLPTFMSLYSPTEKVESAASQPVSKPLKSAEEAYEEMMRKAEMMQKQQVQQAQPASSYSSTYQQVGYRSTEGQNGFDYQYGEEYQYDSGLTRPSQPDYSSALPKAGAVYEEILQTSQSISRMHQSSSFDLALKQGEKVKGQEEAYQEKRFLNAESAYADLLKQNGGPLTPGTSPTQLSAPVSFASSDSSTGKTIPDVRVTQHFAKEGQDLAKLQSAPVAPSPVSKATTTPYAYSKGTSTVTTAAGSPGSALQSYSSPSPEAPSIAGRSYTPSKSTVSYGSQTEDTTRSRTVEISVQTAREKIPAVSDSKPTLPKTYTFFKSSSPPLSPTSPTQSPTRTTKATAEFSTQTQSPVLSYDGPSAAAAGPDTSSSMVAQGTQTPHRAGSPRLTRQASSQDSPFMVITLAADAASQTKPVSSGALTSPTSSPTRPSRQLLAHGYTQTPEPEQPTGVYIRAQPVKDHAQKAPAVTSAADGITGLYSWGALPAENISLCRISSIPGTSRVEPGPKVPSSNAVDLRTALKSAPIIITDQGMDLTSLATEARKYCLTLDHIPNRQSTAIQPLIINLNAQEQPHAIIAAASTASLAIASPMILSQSKQPMVYGDPFQSRVDFGQGTGSPVCLAQVKQVEQGVQTATVRASGVASGKPEPTAAPQTKFARYGMPGQMVKKDVLLTQTGGAQNASGLPQSFPPEPGSEVYRAVPVELKSQSPLLALGGKKSQVMMVQMEEAATGPVTKVLKEEVPANVLDLTGVKPESQVACCDMVYKFPFGGSCTGAFNPTSKMPEKKTGEAAVMPGRKAGGPTYGGREPELPETFPYREQPAPTPALYEEQKFYPASAFGRLYSSMSDTNLSEIGMSYYHTKGDQSFPAPAGDAAVDLSTMKHSYSVGFAEGGYLGQGPQYGSFSDLRQPGELLSHPFPMRRYSSASNIYSDYRFSHRGDLASFQESSLAHYSATTAREISRMCAALNSMDQYGGRHANGPDVLPYGPSTGQGGTGGLAAQQQGPVPPKPSGMYNPTFPEGRQGFSNLAQYNIPGVRLGTIRQMLPSTATVRAADGMIYSTINTPIASTLPITTQPASVLRPMLRGLYRPYGPGGVAAVPLASLARLPVVTPRVPLAAQGLYRFPTPSRPAPAASMMETPVYLGKPVASTAPAAAGAAPAAKAPAAPAAPASGLQRAEPPPAAPRAEAPAAPAAPKESGPVATAPKPPLDGAQREEREREEERQRKQQEHVLQLERERVELEKLRQLRLQEELERERAELQRHREKEQLLVQRELQELQCIKQQVLQQQQEERHAQLALQREQLAQQRLQLEHIHQLQHQLQQQLEEQKRQKTIFPTPVEPTARPPEGPTEAPRVLPHNGQAWPPPGQTPPEGPAGPRYPMPQRPLSSSASDMSLQVEESWEPGRGIKKRNSMPRLRDAYEKETFAARKMADSSVQTDEEDGEERFMLSRRRRTRRSADCSVQTDEEDSGEWEQPVRRRRSRASRHTEASTEGKTDGATRTASVGIQTISDCSVQTEPDQLLRVSPSIHITTHDPRVEIVKYISAPEKTQRGESLACQTEPEPAPQPGVVVPQLTVPTTIPPYSTNLQIVSTGPLDPHTVRQQTLGKFEKKKPDPLEIGYQSHLPAESLSQLVTRQPPRSPQVLYSPVSPLSPHRLLESSFATSERLNKAHVPPQKHFTTDLAQRQQTLPRPIKTMQRSLSDPKPISPTSEDASKDRFSLYQHPLLPSSQVGGLQSSSLARKVKRTLPSPPPEEPHVPLASPAASQLYLSSLAPKATAPVTKASLLKELDRDLRLVEHEATKLRKKQAELDEEEKEIDAKLKYLELGITQRKESLLKDRVGGRDHPYLRYPGDRRDYLSDSELHSLRLAAYDSAGLRPAGQYPDYNAAAAAAAAAAAAASYGAYPYPAPQGPTAFPPPRLQHPQYPTASTSQDGLPAAPLPTFTSPGGFSAPSTAYPELGTPAQPGFQPQNPYQAPSAFAGAATVPAAQPTLYQSPADIAGGHQKPRQTSLADLEQKIPTNYEVISAATSSSAVPDVTFSTAPASSGYEQYKAPETRPAERTSTAPGPSASYSSESLYTSLEQNIPRNYVMIEDISELTKESPAVDGQKAEPVHTSTDSRHSREKSDLGDTEGSSRPCCYTKAEEESEEDIYDHHGPDHRGKNSYYRGTESNGRVSGSSTSSSYYYGDSEYRHSSRMDKHSSGTPLPKHSSKNLAPAVISSKRSKHRKQGMEQKISKFSPIEEAKDVESDLASYSTTTSIGSSNVASRAKKLQDEITYGLKKNVYEQQKYYGVSSRDLVDEEERIYSSSSRTRSSGYGVEKSTSREMGGRSKSYERESMERSQKVSSKPSSLSMSQSRGRAPMRSQPSEEESPVSPMGKSMGGSRTAGGPGPQSAGDPCSQFCSSHSLPDVQKHIKDVPRSHSYKHEEGYGMDDAHCVVSDSEAYHLGQEETDWFDKPREARAERVRHYGGHSSSQKRPPVKHTYHDYDEPPDEDPWQHDDYPQHREHRHHREYDRHAGSSRHASDEPPRRSSKQHPRESGRHEPRGHGPSAGPKKAQQPESRAPYGPSSSDYAPSSRPAAHHHGTETPKAQKPSQPHGSATSAPKPEPLTHPQQPAARQQQAGQPAARQQPAARQAAQPASSAQPDSRSRTQGPPSSRPPQQQPGPAQAAGKAPATLHAQPGGHPAPATKVEPTDTSKPAAKVPQQPGRAPSAQPLGAAADSKAGPRAAGPRGPAGMASGQPGGEGESVFSKILPGGAAEQAGKLTEAVSAFGKKFTSFW comes from the exons ATGACAGCTCCTCAGGGCCAGCCACCCCTTGAG AAGAACGAATGGCTGTGCTTGAACTGCCAAACTCAGCGGCTGCTCGAAGGCAGCCTCGGCGACCCTGCCCCAATGCCACTGCCTACCCCAAAGCCGCCATCCACCGGCTCCCCACGGCACcagccgcccgccgccggccaGCAGAGAGCGCCCACGCCGGCACCCGTGCCCGCCGAGCCAGCACGCCCCGAGCAGCAGCCCTCGCCCGCCAGGAGCCTCCGGGCTGCTGAGCCGAGCAGGACCGCGAGCCCTGCCCCGGTAGAGAAGAAGCACCCACCGCCAGCAGAAAAGAAGCCCCCGGTGCCGGCAGAGGAAAAGCCCCTGCCCAAAGCTGCCCCGGAGCCTTCCAAAGCTCCTGAGAGCGTCGCTCCAAAGGGGAAGAGCATGACCCCCAAACCAGAGGTGGAGAGAAAGGAGAGCCAGGCACTCCCCGAGGTGCCACGGGCAAAGGAGCAGGAG GATGGCAGCAAGCCTTACCCCCCAGACCTGTCCCGCAGCCCCCAGAGCCTCAGCGACACCGGCTACTCCTCTGACGGCATCTCCAGCTCACAGAGCGAGATCACCGGCCTGgtgcagcaggaagaggagaagcTGAGCAGCACCGGGctggctgggcagagcccccccagcccctctgagcTCACCAAGTTGGAGAGCAGCATGAGGCCTCTCCTGGAAGGCCGGGGTGCACCGACACAGTCCCCAGAGCGTAGCAAGAGCCGCACAGAGCCACAGGAGGACCAGCGGCAACAGCAGCGGCCACGGTACCTCTCCATCACCCCTGAAGCCTTTGACTCAGACGAGGAGCTGGAGGACATCctggaagaggatgaggagtgGGAGAACCAGCGGGAGCGTCGGGAGAGTGCGGAGTCCTCAGATGAGTTTGGCAGCAAGCTGCGGCATGACTATGTGGAGGACAGCAGCGAGGGGGGCttctccccagtgcccccccgGAGCAAGGGCCAGGAGGCAGAGGTGACAGATGAGGAGTTCATGCGGAGACAGATCCTGGAGATGAGTGCTGAGGAGGATAACCTcgaagaggaggaggaaggctaTGGGCGCACCAAGTACAGCGTCCCCAAAGCTGGTCAGAAGACCGAGGCAGAGAAGGGCAAAGAGCCAGCGTCGGCCAAGCGGCGCCTGCCACATGGTGCCAGCAGCATGTACACAGAGGAGAGCAAAGAGGTGGAGGCAGTGGAGGGTGATGACTTGAGCACGGCCCAGGGTGGGCTGCGGCGATTCAAGACCATTGAGCTGAACAGCACAACTGGCTACGGCCGGGAGATGGAGATTGGCCAGGAGCCAGATACCAGTGTGGACCGGGAGCCCGAGCTGGAGATGGAGAGCCTGACAGGCTCCCCTGAGGAGCGCTCACGGGGCGAGTACTCATCCACCCTGCCAGCCACAACGCCCAGCTACACCTCAGGCACCTCACCCACCTCCATCTCCTCACTGGAGGAGGATAGCGACAGCAGCCCCAGCCGCCGGCAGCGACTGGAGGAGgtgaagcagcagaggaaggcTCGGCATCGCTCACATGGCCCCTTGCTGCCCACCATTGAGGATTCatctgaggaggaggagatgcgggaggaagaggagctcCTGCGGGAGCAGGAGAAGATGCGGGAGGTGGAGCAGCAGCGCATCCGGAGCACAGCACGCAAGACCAAGCGTGACAAGGAGGAGCTAAGGGCCCAGCGGAGGAGGGAGCGCTCCAAAACCCCCCCCAGCAATCTCTCCCCCATCGAGGACGCCTCCCCCACAGAGGAGCTGCGACAGGCGGCAGAGATGGAGGAGCTGCACCGCTCCTCTTGCTCCGAGTACTCGCCTTCCATTGACTCAGAAGCAGAGAGCTTTGATGCTGTGGCCTCCAAGCTGTACAAGTCTGGCAGCGAATACAACCTGCCCACTTTCATGTCACTGTACTCCCCGACAGAGAAGGTGGAGAGTGCTGCCAGCCAGCCCGTCAGCAAGCCCCTGAAAAGCGCCGAGGAAGCCTATGAGGAGATGATGCGGAAGGCAGAGATGATGCAGAAGCAGCAGGTCCAGCAGGCCCAGCCTGCCTCTTCCTACAGCAGCACCTACCAGCAGGTTGGCTACCGCAGTACTGAGGGCCAGAACGGCTTTGACTACCAATATGGCGAGGAATACCAGTACGACAGCGGCCTCACGCGCCCCTCCCAGCCCGACTATTCCAGTGCCCTGCCGAAGGCAGGAGCAGTGTACGAGGAGATCCTGCAGACCTCACAGAGCATCTCCAGGATGCACCAGTCCTCTTCCTTTGACCTGGCCCTCAAGCAGGGTGAGAAGGtgaaggggcaggaggaggcatACCAGGAGAAGCGCTTCCTCAATGCAGAGAGCGCCTACGCTGACCTGCTGAAGCAGAACGGCGGCCCACTCACCCCTGGCAcaagccccacacagctctCTGCTCCTGTCTCCTTCGCCAGCTCCGACAGCAGCACCGGCAAGACTATTCCTGATGTCCGAGTCACTCAGCATTTTGCAAAAGAGGGACAAGACCTAGCCAAGCTCCAGAGTGCCCCGGTAGCACCCAGCCCAGTATCCAAGGCTACTACCACTCCTTATGCTTACAGCAAAGGCACCAGCACAGTGacaacagcagcaggcagccctgggagtgCGCTGCAGAGCTACAGCTCACCAAGTCCAGAGGCCCCATCCATAGCTGGGAGAAGCTACACTCCATCAAAGAGCACTGTCAGCTATGGCTCACAGACCGAGGATACCACCAGAAGCAGGACAGTGGAGATCAGCGTGCAGACAGCCAGGGAGAAGATCCCAGCTGTGAGTGACAGCAAGCCCACACTGCCCAAGACATACACCTTCTTCAAGAGCTCCAGCCCTCCACTCTCACCCACCTCACCCACACAGAGTCCCACCCGCACCACAAAGGCCACGGCAGAGTTTtccacacagacacagagcccAGTACTCTCTTATGATggtccttctgctgctgctgctggcccggACACCTCTTCCTCCATGGTGGCGCAGGGGACGCAGACGCCGCACCGGGCGGGCTCGCCACGCCTGACTCGGCAGGCCTCCTCACAGGACTCCCCCTTCATGGTGATCACACTGGCAGCCGATGCAGCCAGCCAAACCAAGCCAGTCAGCTCTGGCGCCTTGACATCTCCCACTTCGTCCCCCACCAGGCCAAGCCggcagctgctggcacatgGTTACACCCAGACaccagagccagagcagccaaCAGGTGTCTACATCAGGGCACAGCCAGTGAAAGACCACGCCCAGAAAGCACCTGCCGTGACTTCAGCCGCTGACGGCATCACAGGACTGTACAGCTGGGGAGCACTCCCCGCAGAAAACATCTCCCTCTGCCGCATCTCCTCCATCCCCGGTACGTCCCGGGTGGAGCCAGGGCCCAAGGTGCCAAGCAGCAACGCTGTGGACTTACGGACTGCATTGAAGTCTGCCCCCATCATCATAACAGACCAAGGCATGGATCTCACGTCCTTGGCCACCGAGGCCAGGAAGTACTGCCTGACCCTGGACCATATCCCCAACCGGCAGTCCACAGCCATCCAGCCTTTGATCATCAACCTCaatgcccaggagcagccccacgCCATCATcgcagcagccagcactgccagcctggccaTCGCCTCTCCCATGATTCTCTCGCAGTCCAAGCAACCCATGGTCTATGGAGACCCTTTCCAGAGCCGTGTGGATTTCGGGCAGGGAACCGGGAGCCCAGTGTGCTTGGCGCAGGTGAAGCAGGTGGAGCAAGGTGTCCAGACAGCCACTGTCAGAGCAAGTGGGGTGGCCAGTGGCAAGCCTGAGCCCACTGCTGCCCCACAGACCAAATTTGCAAGGTACGGCATGCCGGGACAGATGGTGAAGAAGGACGTGCTCCTCACCCAGACCGGTGGGGCACAGAATGCCAGCGGCCTCCCACAGTCTTTCCCACCAGAGCCAGGATCGGAGGTGTACCGGGCAGTGCCAGTAGAGCTGAAGAGCCAGAGCCCTCTCCTTGCCCTGGGTGGCAAGAAATCCCAGGTGATGATGGTGCAGATGGAGGAGGCAGCGACTGGCCCGGTGACCAAAGTGCTGAAGGAGGAGGTGCCAGCCAACGTCCTGGACCTCACGGGCGTGAAGCCGGAGAGCCAGGTGGCCTGCTGTGACATGGTATACAAGTTCCCCTTTGGTGGCAGCTGCACGGGTGCTTTCAACCCCACCTCCAAGATGCCAGAGAAGAAAACCGGGGAGGCGGCAGTGATGCCTGGTCGGAAAGCTGGTGGACCAACGTATGGCGGCAGagagccagagctgccagagaCCTTCCCTTACCGGGAGCAGCCGGCCCCGACACCTGCACTCTACGAGGAGCAGAAGTTTTACCCAGCCAGCGCCTTCGGACGACTCTACTCCTCCATGTCAGACACGAACCTCTCTGAAATTGGGATGAGCTACTACCACACAAAGGGGGATCAgtccttccctgccccagcaggtgATGCCGCTGTGGACCTCAGCACCATGAAGCACTCCTACAGTGTGGGCTTTGCCGAGGGGGGTTACCTGGGCCAGGGGCCACAGTATGGCTCTTTTTCCGACCTCCGCCAACCAGGAGAACTGCTGAGTCACCCCTTTCCCATGCGGAGGTACAGCTCGGCCTCCAACATCTACTCTGACTACCGTTTCTCACACCGGGGGGACCTGGCCAGCTTCCAGGAGTCCAGCCTGGCCCACTACAGTGCCACCACAGCACGTGAGATCAGCCGCATGTGTGCTGCCCTCAACTCCATGGACCAGTACGGGGGCCGGCATGCCAATGGCCCTGATGTGCTGCCTTATGGCCCCAGCACCGGgcaggggggcacagggggtttggcagctcagcagcagggccCTGTACCCCCCAAACCCAGTGGGATGTACAACCCCACCTTCCCTGAGGGACGGCAGGGCTTCAGCAACCTGGCACAGTACAACATTCCTGGTGTCCGCCTGGGCACCATCCGGCAAATGCTTCCTTCCACCGCAACCGTGCGGGCTGCCGACGGCATGATCTACTCCACCATCAACACCCCCATCGCCTCCACGCTGCCCATCACCACCCAGCCAGCCTCGGTGCTGCGGCCCATGCTGCGTGGGCTATACAGACCCTATGGCCCAGGCggtgtggcagcagtcccaCTGGCCAGCTTGGCCAGGCTGCCAGTTGTCACCCCCCGTGTCCCGCTTGCAGCACAAGGCCTCTACCGCTTCCCGACCCCAAGCcggccagccccagcagcctcGATGATGGAGACACCCGTGTACCTGGGGAAGCCCGTCGCCAGCACAGCACCGGCAGCAGCGGGAGCTGCTCCCGCTGCCAAAGCACCTGCTGCCCCCGCCGCACCTGCCAGTGGcttgcagagagcagagccacCACCAGCTGCCCCCCGTGCAGAGGcgccagcagcaccagcagcccccAAGGAGAGTGGGCCAGTGGCCACAGCGCCCAAGCCACCACTGGATGGAGCTCAGCGGGAGGAGCGGGAGCGGGAAGAGGAGCGTCAGCGCAAGCAGCAGGAGCACGTGCTGCAGCTGGAGCGGGAGCGTgtggagctggagaagctgcGGCAGCTgcggctgcaggaggagctggagcgggAGCGCGCCGAGCTTCAGCGGCACcgggagaaggagcagctgctggtgcagcgggagctgcaggagctgcagtgcatcaagcagcaggtgctgcagcagcagcaggaggagcgGCACGCGCAGCTGGCACTGCAACGGGAGCAGCTCGCCCAGCAGCGCCTGCAGCTTGAGCAcatccaccagctccagcaccagctgcagcagcagctggaggagcagaagcGGCAGAAGACCATCTTCCCCACTCCCGTGGAGCCCACTGCCCGCCCACCCGAGGGGCCCACTGAGGCGCCGCGGGTGCTGCCGCACAATGGGCAGGCATGGCCCCCACCGGGCCAGACACCCCCAGAGGGGCCTGCCGGTCCCCGCTACCCCATGCCACAGCGGCCACTCAGCAGCTCGGCCTCGGACATGTCACTTCAAGTCGAGGAGTCCTGGGAGCCCGGCCGGGGCATCAAGAAGAGGAACTCGATGCCACGGCTGAGGGATGCCTACGAGAAGGAGACCTTTGCGGCGCGGAAGATGGCGGACAGCAGCGTGCAGACAGATGAGGAGGACGGCGAGGAGCGGTTCATGCTGTCGCGGCGGCGGCGGACGCGGCGCAGCGCTGACTGCAGTGTGCAGACGGACGAGGAGGACAGCGGGGAGTGGGAGCAGCCCGTGCGCCGCCGGCGCTCCAGGGCCTCACGGCACACTGAGGCCAGCACCGAGGGCAAGACGGACGGGGCAACCCGCACAGCCAGCGTGGGTATCCAGACCATCAGCGACTGCTCAGTGCAGACAGAGCCCGACCAGCTCCTCCGTGTCTCCCCCTCCATTCACATCACCACCCATGACCCCCGAGTGGAGATTGTGAAGTACATCTCAGCCCCAGAGAAGACGCAGCGGGGTGAAAGCCTAGCCTGCCagacagagccagagccagctccCCAACCTGGCGTTGTGGTCCCCCAGTTGACGGTGCCTACCACCATCCCGCCCTACTCCACCAACCTCCAAATCGTGAGCACAGGCCCCCTGGACCCCCACACTGTCCGGCAGCAGACTCTGGGCAAGTTTGAGAAGAAGAAGCCAGATCCCCTGGAAATTGGTTACCAATCCCATCTGCCGGCTGAATCCCTCTCCCAGCTGGTAACCCGCCAGCCACCCCGCTCTCCCCAGGTCCTCTACTCACCTGTCTCACCCTTGTCCCCCCATCGCCTCCTGGAGTCCTCCTTTGCCACCAGCGAGCGGCTGAACAAGGCCCACGTCCCCCCACAAAAGCACTTCACCACCGACTTAGCCCAGCGCCAGCAGACGCTGCCGCGCCCCATCAAGACCATGCAGCGCTCCCTGTCTGACCCCAAGCCCATCAGCCCCACCTCTGAGGATGCCAGCAAGGACAGGTTCTCCCTCTACCAACACCCGCTGCTCCCCAGCTCACAG GTGGGGGGGCTGCAGTCAAGCTCGCTGGCACGCAAGGTGAAGCGGACACTGCCCAGCCCACCGCCTGAGGAGCCCCACGTCCCCCTGGCGagcccagctgcctcccagctctacctgagcagcctggctccCAAGGCCACCGCGCCTGTCACCAAGGCCAGCCTGCTGAAGGAGCTGGACCGCGACCTGAGGCTGGTGGAACATGAAGCCACCAAGCTGCGGAAGAAGCAGGCGGAGCTGGacgaggaggagaaggaaatcGACGCAAAGCTGAAGTACCTGGAGCTGGGCATCACCCAGCGCAAGGAGTCTCTGCTGAAGGATCGCGTTGGTGGGCGGGACCACCCCTACCTGCGCTACCCCGGGGATCGCCGCGACTACCTGTCAGACAGCGAGCTGCACAGCCTGCGCCTCGCCGCCTACGACAGCGCCGGCCTGCGCCCTGCTGGGCAGTACCCCGACTACAatgccgccgccgccgccgctgccgccgctgccgccgccgcctcctaCGGCGCTTACCCGTACCCTGCCCCGCAGGGCCCCACCGCCTTCCCACCACCACGCCTCCAGCACCCCCAGTACCCCACAGCCAGCACCTCACAGGATGGCTTGCCGGCAGCTCCACTGCCCACCTTCACCTCGCCTGGTGGCTTCTCGGCCCCCAGCACCGcatacccagagctgggcaccccagcccagccaggcttccagccccaaaacccctACCAAGCCCCGAGCGCCTTCGCTGGGGCAGCCACCGTGCCGGCGGCACAGCCCACCCTCTACCAGAGCCCAGCAGACATAGCTGGCGGGCACCAGAAGCCACGGCAGACCTCTCtggctgacctagaacagaaGATCCCCACCAACTACGAGGTCATCAGTGCGGCCACCAGCTCCTCTGCCGTGCCTGACGTCACCTTCAGCACTGCACCGGCGAGCAGTGGCTATGAGCAGTACAAGGCGCCTGAGACCCGGCCGGCTGAGAGAACCAGCACGGCACCGGGCCCCTCAGCCAGCTACTCTTCGGAGTCCCTCTACACCAGTCTGGAGCAGAACATCCCCCGTAACTATGTGATGATCGAGGACATCAGCGAGCTCACCAAGGAGAGTCCAGCAGTGGATGggcagaaagcagagccagTGCACACGAGCACCGATAGCCgccacagcagagagaagagtGATCTAGGGGACACCGAGGGCTCCAGCCGTCCTTGCTGCTACACCAAAGCTGAGGAGGAGTCTGAGGAGGACATCTATGATCACCATGGCCCCGACCATCGTGGGAAGAACAGCTACTACCGGGGCACAGAAAGCAATGGCAGGGTGTCAGGGAGCTCCACCAGCTCGAGCTACTACTATGGGGACAGTGAGTACCGGCACTCCTCACGGATGGAcaagcacagctctggcacGCCACTACCGAAGCATTCATCCAAGAACCTGGCACCTGCTGTCATCTCCTCCAAGCGCAGCAAGCACAGGAAGCAGGGCATGGAGCAGAAGATCTCCAAGTTCTCCCCCATTGAAGAAGCCAAAGATGTAGAGTCAGACCTGGCCTCCTACTCAACAACCACCTCAATTGGCAGCAGCAATGTGGCCTCCAGGGCCAAGAAGCTGCAGGATGAGATTACCTACGGCCTGAAGAAGAACGTCTATGAGCAGCAAAAGTACTACGGTGTCTCCAGCCGGGATCTGGTGGATGAGGAGGAGCGGATCTactcttccagcagcagaacCCGCTCCTCTGGCTATGGGGTGGAAAAGTCCACCAGCCGGGAGATGGGCGGCCGGAGCAAGTCCTATGAGCGGGAGAGCATGGAGCGCTCCCAGAAAGTCAGCTCCAAGCCCTCGTCCCTCAGCATGAGCCAGAGCCGTGGGCGAGCGCCCATGCGCTCGCAGCCCTCAGAGGAGGAGAGCCCTGTCAGCCCTATGGGGAAGTCAATGGGGGGGTCGCGCACTGCAGGAGGGCCGGGCCCCCAGTCAGCGGGGGACCCCTGCTCCCAGTTCTGCTCCAGCCACTCGTTGCCTGATGTGCAAAAGCACATCAAAGACGTGCCAAGGAGTCACTCGTACAAGCACGAGGAGGGCTACGGCATGGATGATGCCCATTGCGTTGTCTCGGACAGCGAAG CCTATCATTTGGGTCAGGAGGAGACAGACTGGTTTGATAAGCCCAGGGAGGCGCGGGCAGAGAGGGTCAGGCACTACGGTGGCCACTCTTCCTCACAGAAGAGACCCCCAGTTAAGCACACCTACCACGATTATGACGAGCCCCCCGATGAAGACCCGTGGCAGCACGACGACTACCCCCAACACCGCGAGCACCGGCACCACAGGGAGTATGATCGCCATGCTGGCTCCTCCCGGCACGCCAGCGACGAGCCCCCACGCCGCTCCTCGAAGCAGCACCCACGAGAATCTGGCCGCCATGAGCCCCGTGGCCATGGGCCTTCAGCCGGCCCCAAGAAGGCACAGCAGCCCGAGTCCCGCGCACCTTATGGCCCCAGCTCCTCTGATTACGCCCCGTCATCCCGCCCCGCTGCTCACCACCATGGCACTGAGACCCCCAAGGCACAGAAACCTTCCCAGCCGCATGGGTCGGCCACGTCAGCGCCGAAGCCGGAGCCCCTCACACACCCACAGCAGCCGGcggccaggcagcagcaggcagggcagccgGCAGCGCGGCAGCAGCCGGCAGCACGCCAGGCTGCCCAGCCAGCAAGCTCGGCACAGCctgacagcaggagcaggacacagggacccCCCTCATCCCggccaccacagcagcagccagggccggcccaggcagcagggaaggcacCAGCCACACTCCATGCACAGCCGGGTGGACACCCAGCACCGGCG aCAAAAGTGGAGCCAACAGACACATCCAAACCTGCAGCAAAAGTGCCACAGCAGCCGGGGAGAGCGCCGtcagcacagcccctgggagcagcag CAGACAGCAAGGCCGGTCCAAGGGCAGCCGGGCCACGTGGTCCCGCGGGCATGGCCTCAGGGCAGCCCGGCGGGGAAGGAGAGAGCGTCTTCTCCAAAATCCTGCCAGGGGGGGCAGCGGAACAAGCAGGCAAACTGACTGAAG CGGTGTCAGCTTTCGGCAAGAAGTTCACTTCGTTCTGGTGA